In a single window of the Lepidochelys kempii isolate rLepKem1 chromosome 21, rLepKem1.hap2, whole genome shotgun sequence genome:
- the RHEX gene encoding regulator of hemoglobinization and erythroid cell expansion protein: protein MPEDWFRSLTLNIYETLSNSFSSCRACEDSLLGGCLVLVVLYIKLSRKIDNHSCSNQASSSPSTKPEQPNASQAAQEVLKRPRIQGDSGSSSDSSESSDSSPSTRQCPRSEEGVNYTSLVFQVTGRSASTAEDYENMKMGEDYVNVDPKKRKVDFWTCSSPVSSKPVEYTEVKL from the exons ATGCCTGAAGATTGGTTCaggagcctaactttaaacaTTTATG AAACCCTCAGCAACTCATTCAGCAGTTGTCGTGCCTGTGAAGACTCTCTGCTGGGAGGATGTCTTGTCCTAG TAGTGCTTTACATCAAGCTCAGCAGGAAAATAG ACAATCATTCCTGTAGCAATCAGGCGAGCAGCAGCCCTTCTACAAAACCAGAACAACCCAACGCTTCCCAGGCAGCACAGGAGGTTTTGAAAAGGCCGCGCATCCAGG gtgacAGTGGCTCTTCCTCAGACAGCTCTGAGAGCTCAGACAGCAGCCCTTCCACTAGGCAG TGTCCTCGGTCAGAAGAAGGGGTCAATTACACGTCCCTGGTCTTCCAAGTTACCGGTCGCAGCGCAAGCACTGCAGAGGACTATGAGAACATGAAGATGGGAGAAGACTATGTCAATGTGGATCCCAAAAAAAGGAAGGTGGATTTCTGGACCTGCTCGAGCCCTGTATCTTCCAAACCCGTGGAATATACTGAAGTGAAACTGTGA